From Microbacterium sp. LWH11-1.2, one genomic window encodes:
- a CDS encoding TetR/AcrR family transcriptional regulator, with amino-acid sequence MPRPPLAREKVLDAFESIVIADGERAATLDATARAAGVSKGGLLYHFGSKEELAAGLLERLDTLTTADLEVMSAAEEGPVAYYIRTSVMEDDALDRALIAASRLAQGGSVAAAEGLRNNRRRWEDAIRPHVRDRTSLDLVMLLSDGLYFNNSLDVHGPERLVPHHDELAALIALVLKTTS; translated from the coding sequence ATGCCCCGCCCTCCCCTCGCACGTGAGAAGGTGCTCGACGCCTTCGAGTCCATCGTCATCGCCGACGGCGAGCGGGCGGCGACGCTCGACGCCACGGCCAGAGCAGCCGGTGTCTCCAAAGGCGGGCTGCTCTACCACTTCGGATCGAAGGAAGAGCTCGCGGCCGGGCTCCTGGAGCGGCTCGACACGCTGACCACTGCAGACCTCGAGGTCATGTCGGCAGCCGAGGAAGGGCCGGTCGCCTACTACATCCGCACCTCGGTCATGGAGGACGACGCCCTCGATCGCGCACTGATCGCCGCGTCGCGTCTCGCCCAGGGCGGCTCGGTCGCCGCGGCGGAGGGCCTGCGCAACAACCGGCGCCGCTGGGAGGACGCGATCCGTCCGCATGTGCGCGACCGGACGAGCCTCGACCTCGTGATGCTGCTCAGCGACGGCCTGTACTTCAACAATTCGCTCGACGTGCACGGGCCGGAGCGCCTCGTTCCCCATCACGACGAGCTCGCGGCCCTCATCGCCCTGGTCCTGAAGACCACCTCGTAG
- a CDS encoding MFS transporter, protein MTDVVLTAAEQSAVQRRTVLVLSFGQVLGGIAFGATVSLGALLAADISGSDALSGLATASVTLGAAVCAIPLARLAARVGRRRALTLGNLFALVGIAVVILAASLRVFPLLLAGILMIGAGNAGNLQSRFAATDLAAPQHRGRDLSIVVWSTTIGGVAGPLLLGPGEIVGQAIGMPPQTGSYVFSFVAQCAALILYVVALRPDPLLAAQRLAKAAAATTGAIVADRPVVARYAIFAVAGSHVVMASVMAMTPVHLSHMAHGAHGMAPTPADVSALVGITIALHVGGMYALSPVFGVLADRWGRLRVVLLGQVLLAGALAFAIFSGTEQWGVIVALILLGLGWSAATVAGAALLTEASAPDVRTRRQGRSDSLMSLSAAAGSVLAGVVLSNFQYAGLGVAASVLVVVIVVLSPLGRTSSR, encoded by the coding sequence ATGACCGACGTCGTCCTGACGGCGGCCGAGCAGTCCGCCGTGCAGCGGCGCACCGTGCTCGTGCTGTCGTTCGGGCAGGTGCTCGGCGGGATCGCATTCGGTGCCACGGTGTCGCTGGGCGCTCTGCTCGCCGCGGACATCTCGGGCAGCGATGCGCTCTCCGGTCTCGCGACCGCGTCGGTGACACTCGGCGCGGCGGTCTGCGCCATCCCTCTCGCTCGGCTGGCTGCACGGGTCGGGCGTCGGCGCGCCCTCACCCTGGGGAACCTGTTCGCCCTCGTGGGCATCGCGGTGGTGATCCTCGCCGCGTCGCTCCGGGTGTTCCCGCTGCTGCTCGCGGGGATCCTGATGATCGGCGCCGGCAACGCCGGCAACCTGCAGTCGAGGTTCGCGGCGACCGACCTCGCCGCTCCGCAGCATCGCGGTCGGGACCTCTCGATCGTCGTCTGGTCGACCACCATCGGGGGAGTCGCGGGACCACTGCTGCTGGGGCCGGGCGAGATCGTCGGCCAGGCGATCGGGATGCCGCCGCAGACCGGCTCCTATGTGTTCTCCTTCGTCGCGCAGTGCGCGGCGCTGATCCTGTACGTCGTCGCACTGCGCCCCGACCCGCTGCTGGCGGCCCAGCGACTCGCGAAGGCGGCGGCCGCCACCACCGGCGCGATCGTGGCCGACCGACCGGTGGTGGCGAGGTACGCCATCTTCGCGGTCGCGGGGTCCCATGTCGTGATGGCGTCCGTCATGGCGATGACTCCCGTGCACCTCTCGCACATGGCGCACGGTGCCCACGGGATGGCTCCGACGCCCGCAGACGTCTCGGCTCTCGTCGGCATCACCATCGCGCTGCATGTCGGCGGCATGTACGCGCTCTCGCCGGTCTTCGGTGTGCTGGCGGATCGCTGGGGCCGGCTCCGGGTCGTGCTGCTCGGCCAGGTCCTGCTCGCCGGCGCGCTGGCCTTCGCGATCTTCTCCGGAACCGAGCAATGGGGCGTGATCGTCGCGCTGATCCTGCTCGGACTCGGCTGGAGTGCGGCGACCGTGGCCGGCGCCGCACTCCTGACCGAGGCATCGGCACCGGACGTCCGCACGCGCCGGCAGGGGCGCAGCGACTCGCTCATGAGCCTCTCCGCCGCGGCCGGATCCGTGCTCGCGGGTGTCGTCCTCTCGAACTTCCAGTACGCGGGGCTCGGCGTCGCGGCATCCGTCCTGGTGGTCGTGATCGTGGTGCTCTCGCCGCTCGGGCGCACGTCGTCCCGCTGA
- a CDS encoding branched-chain amino acid aminotransferase translates to MTTIDAEATVAPLEFAVTKNLTAASPGRVAEVHENPGFGVVFTDHMVDICWSAKGGWHRPRVQPYGPIALDPAASVLHYAQEIFEGIKAYRHEDGSIHTFRPDRNAARMQASARRLALPELPTEYFIQSLRELVKVDGHWVPSGADQSLYLRPFMFAKEAFLGVRAAQKVAYYVIASPAGAYFSGGVKPVRIWLSEDYARAGKGGTGKAKTGGNYASSLLAQSEASAKGCDQVVFLNEHRNVEELGGMNVVFVFKDGRVVTPESDSILEGITRDSLLQLAEDRGYTVEKRPISIDEWREGVASGDIVEVFACGTAAVVTPIGALVGDGFDEPQPLGELALSLREELTDIQYGRREDRHGWLLRLDA, encoded by the coding sequence ATGACGACCATCGATGCTGAGGCGACCGTGGCTCCACTGGAGTTCGCGGTGACGAAGAACCTGACCGCGGCTTCGCCGGGGCGAGTGGCCGAGGTCCACGAGAACCCGGGGTTCGGCGTCGTCTTCACCGACCACATGGTCGACATCTGCTGGTCCGCCAAGGGCGGCTGGCACCGGCCGCGCGTGCAGCCGTACGGGCCGATCGCGCTCGACCCCGCGGCATCCGTCCTGCACTACGCCCAGGAGATCTTCGAGGGCATCAAGGCCTACCGTCACGAGGACGGATCCATCCACACGTTCCGCCCCGACCGCAACGCGGCGCGGATGCAGGCCAGCGCCCGGCGCCTGGCGCTGCCGGAGCTGCCGACCGAGTACTTCATCCAGTCGCTGCGCGAGCTCGTCAAGGTCGACGGGCACTGGGTGCCATCGGGCGCCGACCAGAGTCTGTACCTGCGCCCGTTCATGTTCGCCAAGGAGGCCTTCCTCGGCGTCCGTGCGGCGCAGAAGGTCGCGTACTACGTGATCGCGAGCCCCGCCGGCGCCTACTTCTCCGGCGGCGTGAAGCCCGTGCGCATCTGGCTGTCCGAGGACTACGCCCGCGCGGGCAAGGGCGGCACCGGCAAGGCGAAGACCGGAGGCAACTACGCGTCGAGCCTGCTGGCGCAGAGCGAGGCCAGCGCGAAGGGCTGCGACCAGGTCGTCTTCCTCAACGAGCACCGCAACGTCGAGGAGCTCGGCGGCATGAACGTCGTGTTCGTCTTCAAGGACGGCCGCGTGGTCACGCCCGAGTCCGACAGCATCCTCGAGGGCATCACCCGCGACTCGCTGCTGCAGCTGGCGGAGGACCGCGGGTACACGGTGGAGAAGCGGCCGATCTCGATCGACGAGTGGCGCGAGGGCGTGGCATCGGGCGACATCGTCGAGGTGTTCGCGTGCGGCACGGCCGCGGTCGTGACTCCGATCGGCGCGCTGGTCGGCGACGGCTTCGACGAGCCGCAGCCCCTGGGCGAGCTGGCCCTGTCGCTGCGCGAGGAGCTCACCGACATCCAGTACGGTCGTCGCGAGGACCGGCACGGCTGGCTGCTCCGCCTCGACGCCTGA
- the serA gene encoding phosphoglycerate dehydrogenase, whose translation MPKPVVLIAEVLSPATIEALGPDFDVRDVDGTDREALFASLAEADAVLIRSATRIDEEALAHAPKLKVVARAGVGLDNVDIKAATAAGVMVVNAPTSNIVSAAELTVGHILSLARRIPAAHASLAAGQWKRSSFTGAELFEKTVGIVGLGRIGALVAARLAAFDMRVVAYDPYVTSARAQQLGVQLLSLDDLVAEADFLTIHMPKTPETTGMIGAEQFAAMKPTAFVVNVARGGLIDEEALHEALVAGEIAGAGLDVFTSEPPAEGGSARPLLDLPNVVVTPHLGASTEEAQEKAGVSVAKSVRLALGGDLVPDAVNVAGGVIDPYVRPGISLVEKLGQIFASLATSPLTSLDVEVHGELNDYDVSVLKLAALKGVFTNIVSETVSYVNAPLLAEQRGIAVRLLKDDVSDEYRNVITLSGALSDGSQLSVSGTLTGPKQAEKLVGINDHTLELPIEKHHVVMLYTDRPGIVAVYGQKFGEAGINIAGMQIARQAAGAQALSVLTLDSPVSEDLLEDVSAAIDADLFRQIEITEV comes from the coding sequence GTGCCGAAGCCCGTTGTGCTCATCGCCGAAGTGCTCTCTCCCGCCACGATCGAGGCTCTGGGCCCCGACTTCGACGTCCGTGACGTCGACGGCACCGACCGCGAGGCGCTCTTCGCCTCGCTGGCCGAGGCGGACGCGGTGCTCATCCGCTCGGCCACCCGTATCGACGAAGAGGCCCTGGCCCACGCGCCGAAGCTGAAGGTCGTCGCCCGTGCCGGCGTCGGGCTCGACAACGTCGACATCAAGGCCGCCACGGCTGCCGGTGTCATGGTCGTGAACGCGCCCACGTCCAACATCGTCTCGGCCGCCGAGCTCACGGTCGGGCACATCCTCAGCCTCGCCCGCCGCATTCCGGCTGCGCACGCATCGCTCGCCGCCGGGCAGTGGAAGCGCAGCTCGTTCACCGGCGCCGAGCTCTTCGAGAAGACCGTCGGCATCGTCGGCCTCGGCCGGATCGGGGCGCTCGTCGCCGCGCGCCTCGCCGCGTTCGACATGCGCGTCGTCGCCTACGACCCCTATGTCACCTCCGCCCGCGCGCAGCAGCTCGGTGTGCAGCTGCTGTCGCTGGACGACCTCGTGGCCGAGGCGGACTTCCTCACGATCCACATGCCGAAGACGCCGGAGACCACCGGCATGATCGGCGCGGAGCAGTTCGCCGCGATGAAGCCGACGGCGTTCGTCGTGAACGTCGCGCGTGGCGGCCTCATCGACGAGGAGGCTCTGCACGAGGCGCTCGTCGCCGGCGAGATCGCCGGTGCCGGACTCGATGTCTTCACCTCCGAGCCGCCCGCAGAGGGAGGATCGGCACGGCCGCTGCTCGACCTGCCGAACGTCGTCGTCACTCCCCACCTCGGAGCGAGCACGGAAGAGGCGCAGGAGAAGGCGGGCGTCTCGGTCGCCAAGTCCGTGCGGCTCGCGCTCGGGGGAGACCTCGTGCCGGATGCCGTCAACGTCGCCGGCGGCGTCATCGACCCGTACGTCCGCCCCGGCATCTCGCTCGTCGAGAAGCTCGGCCAGATCTTCGCGTCGCTCGCGACCTCGCCGCTCACGAGCCTCGACGTCGAGGTGCACGGCGAGCTCAACGACTACGACGTGAGCGTGCTCAAGCTCGCCGCCCTCAAGGGCGTCTTCACGAACATCGTGAGCGAGACCGTGTCCTACGTGAACGCGCCTCTGCTCGCCGAGCAGCGCGGCATCGCGGTGCGTCTGCTCAAGGACGATGTGAGCGACGAGTACCGCAACGTGATCACGCTCAGCGGTGCGCTCTCCGACGGCTCGCAGCTATCGGTCTCCGGAACGCTCACCGGTCCGAAGCAGGCCGAGAAGCTGGTCGGGATCAACGACCACACTCTCGAGCTGCCGATCGAGAAGCACCACGTCGTCATGCTCTACACCGACCGCCCCGGCATCGTCGCGGTGTACGGCCAGAAGTTCGGCGAAGCGGGCATCAACATCGCCGGAATGCAGATCGCTCGTCAGGCGGCCGGCGCGCAGGCGCTCAGCGTGCTGACGCTCGACTCGCCGGTGTCCGAGGATCTGTTGGAAGACGTCAGCGCCGCGATCGACGCCGACCTGTTCCGTCAGATCGAGATCACCGAGGTCTGA
- a CDS encoding MFS transporter, producing MTRTASIPTTETDAPRVGARGWAALVVLMLPVLLVSVDNTVLSFALPEISIALAPSGAEQLWIIDVYPLVLAGLLVTMGTLGDRFGRRRMLLIGAVGFAAVSALAAFAPTAGLLIAARALLGFFGAMLMPSTLSLLRSIFQNRDQRRMAIAVWASAFSAGAALGPIVGGFLLEHFAWGSVFLIAVPVLIPLLICGPLLVPESRDPNPGRIDPVSIVLSMAAMIPVVYAIKSLAVDGPSLVAGGWALLGIAMGVLFVRRQNRSTVPMLDMALFRRGTFSGAILVNLLSVVALVGFLYFVSQHLQLVLGLSPMLAGIALVPGMAAMIVAGLTVVPISRRVPPHVLVPSALLFSVAGYLIVAFTTHAHGVAPLIIAFVVLGIGIGAAETISNELILSSAPAEKAGAASAVSETAYELGAVLGTAILGGIITAFYRGALALPEGLPAEVAHAARETLAGAYTAARDLPAALGDALWNAAAAAFGSGVMVTSLIGAGLVVLAGVIAAVTLRKAPSH from the coding sequence ATGACCCGTACTGCGTCGATCCCGACGACAGAGACGGATGCTCCCCGTGTCGGGGCCCGCGGCTGGGCGGCGCTCGTCGTCCTCATGCTGCCGGTGCTGCTCGTCTCGGTGGACAACACGGTGCTGAGCTTCGCGCTCCCCGAGATCTCCATCGCGCTCGCGCCCTCCGGTGCCGAGCAGCTGTGGATCATCGACGTCTACCCGCTGGTGCTCGCCGGTCTCCTCGTGACGATGGGCACCCTCGGCGACCGGTTCGGCCGGCGTCGCATGCTGCTGATCGGTGCCGTCGGCTTCGCCGCCGTCTCGGCACTGGCCGCGTTCGCGCCGACCGCGGGGCTGCTGATCGCGGCCAGGGCGCTGCTCGGCTTCTTCGGTGCGATGCTCATGCCGTCGACCCTCTCGCTGCTGCGCTCGATCTTCCAGAACCGGGACCAGCGCCGCATGGCGATCGCGGTCTGGGCCTCGGCCTTCTCGGCCGGTGCGGCGCTCGGTCCGATCGTCGGCGGGTTCCTGCTCGAGCACTTCGCCTGGGGGTCGGTCTTCCTCATCGCGGTGCCCGTCCTCATCCCGCTGCTGATCTGCGGGCCCCTCCTGGTACCGGAGAGCCGTGACCCGAACCCGGGGCGCATCGACCCTGTCAGCATCGTGCTGTCGATGGCCGCGATGATCCCCGTCGTCTACGCCATCAAGTCGCTGGCCGTCGATGGGCCGTCGCTCGTCGCGGGTGGATGGGCGCTGCTCGGCATCGCGATGGGCGTGCTGTTCGTCCGCCGGCAGAACCGTTCGACGGTGCCCATGCTCGACATGGCGCTGTTCCGGCGCGGGACGTTCTCGGGGGCCATCCTCGTGAACCTGCTCAGTGTCGTCGCCCTGGTCGGCTTCCTCTACTTCGTCTCCCAGCATCTGCAGCTGGTGCTCGGTCTGTCGCCGATGCTCGCTGGCATCGCGCTGGTGCCCGGCATGGCGGCGATGATCGTGGCCGGTCTCACGGTCGTGCCGATCTCGCGCCGTGTCCCGCCGCACGTGCTCGTGCCGAGCGCGCTGCTGTTCTCGGTGGCCGGCTACCTCATCGTCGCCTTCACGACCCACGCGCACGGCGTCGCGCCGCTGATCATCGCGTTCGTCGTGCTCGGGATCGGCATCGGCGCCGCGGAGACGATCTCCAACGAGCTGATCCTGTCGAGCGCCCCGGCCGAGAAGGCCGGAGCCGCGAGTGCGGTGTCCGAGACGGCCTACGAGCTCGGAGCCGTGCTCGGCACAGCGATCCTCGGCGGCATCATCACGGCGTTCTACCGCGGAGCGCTCGCGCTGCCGGAGGGGCTGCCCGCGGAGGTGGCGCACGCCGCGCGCGAGACGCTCGCCGGTGCCTACACCGCGGCGCGCGACCTCCCGGCGGCACTCGGCGACGCGCTCTGGAACGCCGCTGCCGCGGCGTTCGGCTCCGGCGTGATGGTGACGTCTCTGATCGGCGCGGGCCTCGTCGTCCTCGCGGGCGTGATCGCCGCCGTCACACTGCGCAAAGCCCCCTCGCACTGA
- a CDS encoding fumarylacetoacetate hydrolase family protein produces the protein MKIARFSHDDAIMYGIIDGTDLVVLAGDPMFSGYETTGARVPLADAALLAPVIPRSKVVCVGKNYHDHAAEMGGVAPEEPLLFLKPNTAVIGPGDAIVRPTLSERTEYEGELVVVIGKIAKNVKAENALDYVLGYTIGNDVTARDLQRKDGQWSRAKGFDTFCPLGPVIETDFDPASASIETRVNGEVRQQAPLTDMIHSVPAIIEYASAVFTLLPGDVIMTGTPAGVGEFGAGDVVEVEITGLGILRNSARDAAPAS, from the coding sequence ATGAAGATCGCCCGGTTCAGCCACGACGACGCCATCATGTACGGGATCATCGACGGGACCGACCTCGTCGTGCTCGCCGGAGACCCGATGTTCTCGGGATACGAGACGACGGGTGCGCGCGTGCCGCTGGCGGATGCGGCGCTCCTCGCCCCGGTGATCCCGCGGTCCAAGGTCGTCTGCGTCGGCAAGAACTATCACGATCACGCCGCCGAGATGGGGGGAGTGGCTCCCGAGGAGCCGCTCCTCTTCCTCAAGCCGAACACCGCGGTGATCGGGCCGGGCGACGCGATCGTGCGGCCGACTCTGTCCGAGCGCACCGAGTACGAGGGCGAGCTGGTGGTCGTGATCGGCAAGATCGCGAAGAACGTGAAGGCCGAGAACGCGCTCGACTACGTGCTCGGCTACACGATCGGCAACGACGTGACCGCGCGCGATCTGCAGCGCAAGGACGGCCAGTGGTCGCGCGCGAAGGGCTTCGACACGTTCTGTCCGCTGGGTCCGGTCATCGAGACGGACTTCGATCCGGCATCCGCGAGCATCGAGACCCGCGTGAACGGCGAGGTGCGCCAGCAGGCGCCGCTCACCGACATGATCCATTCGGTCCCGGCGATCATCGAGTACGCATCCGCCGTTTTCACGCTTCTTCCCGGTGACGTCATCATGACCGGCACCCCGGCCGGCGTGGGCGAGTTCGGCGCCGGCGACGTCGTCGAGGTCGAGATCACAGGTCTGGGGATCCTCCGCAACAGCGCACGCGACGCCGCACCCGCGTCATGA
- a CDS encoding GntR family transcriptional regulator, protein MTTDAALGIVGVVDAVTLRLRERILSGDIRSGEPLTEAAVSQTFGVARPSAKAAIEQLVATGLLVRTAHRSARVVGIDPETVRDVYRTRSRLESAALRELAITRAVPASAVEANAEILAMPPGPDAATVDPDLRFHTALIDALGSERTARMYRSVLDEARLCMAQVQGRRLLDAAVIAAQHAEMLEAVAAGEGDRAAALLAAHLSSAEERLVDAVVAE, encoded by the coding sequence ATGACGACGGACGCTGCACTGGGAATCGTCGGCGTGGTCGACGCCGTCACCCTCCGACTCCGCGAGCGCATCCTGAGCGGTGACATCCGCTCCGGCGAGCCGCTCACCGAGGCTGCGGTGTCCCAGACGTTCGGCGTGGCGAGGCCCAGCGCGAAGGCGGCGATCGAGCAGCTGGTCGCCACCGGTCTGCTGGTCCGCACGGCGCACCGCTCGGCACGCGTCGTGGGAATCGATCCGGAGACCGTTCGCGACGTCTACCGCACGCGGTCCCGATTGGAGAGCGCCGCGCTCCGCGAACTGGCGATCACCCGCGCCGTGCCCGCGTCGGCGGTCGAGGCGAACGCCGAGATCCTGGCGATGCCGCCCGGTCCCGATGCCGCGACCGTCGACCCCGATCTGCGGTTCCACACCGCTCTCATCGACGCGCTCGGCAGCGAGCGGACGGCACGGATGTATCGCAGCGTCCTCGACGAGGCGCGACTCTGCATGGCGCAGGTGCAGGGCCGCCGCCTGCTGGACGCCGCGGTGATCGCCGCCCAGCACGCCGAGATGCTCGAAGCGGTCGCCGCAGGCGAGGGCGACCGTGCCGCCGCACTCCTCGCCGCGCATCTCTCCTCGGCCGAAGAGCGACTGGTCGACGCCGTCGTCGCCGAGTGA
- a CDS encoding 3-isopropylmalate dehydrogenase: protein MSRVVKLAVIPGDGIGPEVVAEAEKVLEAVTAQSDVVFDKTRFSLGAARFLETGDTLTDDDLEAIAAHDAILLGAVGGTPGDPRLKDANIERGLLLKLRFTLDHYVNLRPSKLFTGAPGPLSNPGEIDFVVVREGTEGPYVGNGGAIRKGTPQEVANETSVNTAFGVERVVRYAFELAERRGKKITLVHKTNVLVHAGAIWQRVVNEVAASHPDVSVDYLHVDAATIFLVTDPSRFDVIVTDNLFGDILTDLAGAVTGGIGLAASGNINPDGAFPSMFEPVHGSAPDIAGQQKADPTAAILSVALLLDHLGLVDESARVSAAVEADIAARSAARTTAEIGSAIAARL, encoded by the coding sequence ATGTCGCGTGTCGTGAAGCTGGCCGTCATCCCCGGTGACGGCATCGGTCCCGAGGTCGTCGCCGAGGCCGAGAAGGTCCTCGAAGCGGTCACCGCGCAGAGCGACGTGGTCTTCGACAAGACCCGCTTCTCGCTCGGGGCCGCGCGCTTCCTCGAGACCGGCGACACGCTCACCGACGACGACCTCGAGGCCATCGCCGCACACGACGCCATCCTCCTCGGAGCGGTCGGCGGCACGCCGGGGGACCCCCGGCTCAAGGACGCGAACATCGAGCGCGGACTCCTCCTCAAGCTCCGCTTCACGCTCGATCACTACGTGAACCTGCGGCCGTCGAAGCTCTTCACGGGCGCGCCGGGTCCGCTGTCGAACCCGGGCGAGATCGACTTCGTCGTGGTCCGCGAAGGCACCGAGGGCCCCTATGTGGGCAACGGCGGCGCGATCCGCAAGGGCACGCCGCAGGAGGTCGCCAACGAGACCTCCGTGAACACCGCGTTCGGTGTCGAGCGCGTCGTGCGCTACGCGTTCGAGCTGGCCGAGCGGCGCGGCAAGAAGATCACCCTGGTGCACAAGACGAACGTGCTCGTGCACGCCGGCGCGATCTGGCAGCGGGTCGTGAACGAGGTCGCCGCCTCCCACCCCGACGTGTCCGTCGACTACCTGCACGTCGACGCCGCGACGATCTTCCTGGTGACCGACCCTTCGCGATTCGACGTCATCGTCACCGACAACCTCTTCGGCGACATCCTCACCGACCTCGCCGGCGCCGTCACGGGCGGCATCGGCCTGGCGGCATCCGGGAACATCAACCCGGACGGCGCGTTCCCGTCGATGTTCGAGCCCGTGCACGGCTCCGCTCCGGACATCGCCGGACAGCAGAAGGCCGATCCGACGGCCGCGATCCTCTCGGTCGCGCTGCTGCTCGACCACCTCGGCCTCGTCGACGAATCCGCGCGCGTGAGCGCGGCGGTCGAGGCTGATATCGCCGCCCGCAGCGCGGCTCGCACGACGGCGGAGATCGGCTCCGCGATCGCCGCGCGGCTCTGA